Part of the Mycolicibacterium thermoresistibile genome, TCGGGGCGACCCGCGGACTGCAGCAGACCGCGCCGGAACTGCTCGACGCGCTGCATCAGGCGGTCCAGCCGATGCAGACGCTGGTACAGCAGCGTGCCCAACTCGACGCCCTGATCGGCGGTGCTCTGCACACCAGCGCGACCACGCACACCGCGCTGACCAACCACACCGACCGGATGGTGACGATCACCACGGAGATGACCCCGGTGATCGGCAACCTCGCCGACACCTCGCACCACTGGCTGCCCGCGTTCATCAAGATGAACGGGTTGTCCGACAAGTTCTTCGAAGAGGTATGGCGGCCCGAGCGCGACATCGGCAACATGCGGATGAACCTCTCGCTCACCCCCTCCTACACCTACACCCGCGCCGACTGCCCGCGCTACGGGGAGCTGAAGGGGCCGAGCTGCTACACCGCACCGCTGGTGGTGACGCGGCCCTCGCTGCCCGATGTGCTGTTGCCGCAGAACTATCAGCCTCCGAAGGATCTGGCGCCACCGCCGGGCACCATCGTGGGTGAGAACGGGAACCTCGTCGCCGTGGGACCGCCGTTGGTGAACCCCAACCCGAACCTGGCGGATCCGAACCCACCGCTGCCGCCGGGGATGTTCCCGGCGCCGCCGGTGCCGGGGACGTCCAACCCCGACCTGGTGCCGATACCCCCGCCGCCGGTGAACCTGTCACCGCTGGCGCCGGTCGCGCCGAATCCGAACAAGCCGCGGCCCCCGGTGCCCGCTCCGCCACCGGCGCCGGGCGGCGGAGAGGAGCCCCGATGAGATCTCGAGGCGCACTGATCGGGCTGTCGCTGTTCATGGCGGTCGCCGTGGTGTTGACCTGGCTGGTCTATGTCACGCTGCGACGCGACGTGGCCGGGTCGACGGTGCCCTACTCGGCGGTGTTCACCGATGTGTTCGGCCTGCGCGAGGGCGACGACGTGCGGATGGCAGGAGTGCGGGTCGGCCGCGTGGAACGCATCGAGCTGGACGGCAAGTACGCCAAGGTGTCGTTCGTGGTGCAGTCCGACCAACAGGTCCTGGGCAACACCGTGGCCTCGGTGACCTACCAGAACATCGTCGGGCAGCGCTATCTCGGCCTGTCGCTGGGCAACCTGGGGGATCCGCACCCGCTTCCGCCGGGCGCCACGATTCCGGTGGAACAGACCGACCCCTCGTTCGACGTCGGCGCGTTGCTCAACGGCTACGAACCGCTGTTCAGCGTGCTCGACCCCAAACATGCCGACAACCTCACCAAGGGCGTGATCGAATCGCTGCAGGGCGACGAAGCCTCGATCACCGCGCTGGTCGATCAGACCGCGCAACTGACCGAGGCGTTCGCCGGCAGGGATGAGGAACTCGGAGCGGTGATCACCGACCTCAACACGGTGGTGGCCAACCTCGCCCGGCACAACGACGACCTCGACCACGTCATCGGGGAGGCCCGGTCGGTGGTGTCGACCTTCGACGACCGGCGCGACCAGCTGATCGACTCGATGGGATCGGCGGCGAAGGTGATCCGTCAGCTGTCGGCGATCTCCGACGAGGTGTACCAGCCGCTGAACGAAATGGTGCAGCGCGAGCCGGGATTCGCCAAACACATGCTGGGCATCGAACCCCAGCTGGCGTTCGTCGGCGCCAATCTGCCACTGATGCTGAAGGGGTTCGCGCGCGTCACCGGCGAGGGCACCTACGCCAACGCCTATGCGTGCAACCTGGACGGCACCGCGTTCTTCCCGGGCCTGAACGACATCACCCCGATCATCGTGGCCGCGGCCACCCCCGGAAACAAAGCCCGTTACACCCCGAAGTGCAGGAACCTGGCCAATGGTTGATCGAGCACGACTGAGGCGGATAACCCGGCGTCCGTTGGAGACCTACAGCAGGACCACGCTCGGCGTCATCGCCGTGGCGG contains:
- a CDS encoding MlaD family protein; the encoded protein is MANSFDLDGRGPTDRQLLAGGVVVIVVLSVISTYLLVKATGRLDPFVRVVADLVNVGDGLPQRSDVKYHGVLVGHVDSVTPAAHGHPNYVHINLDRHHARSIPATVTARVVPSNVFAVSSVQLVDRDGGPGTPIQAGAHIPEDTELPTVLFQTTISKLRDILAATGRGREDRTVGILAAVNAATENRRTELLSAGAQLDLLIDEIDSIVATDPGPTTVSALIGATRGLQQTAPELLDALHQAVQPMQTLVQQRAQLDALIGGALHTSATTHTALTNHTDRMVTITTEMTPVIGNLADTSHHWLPAFIKMNGLSDKFFEEVWRPERDIGNMRMNLSLTPSYTYTRADCPRYGELKGPSCYTAPLVVTRPSLPDVLLPQNYQPPKDLAPPPGTIVGENGNLVAVGPPLVNPNPNLADPNPPLPPGMFPAPPVPGTSNPDLVPIPPPPVNLSPLAPVAPNPNKPRPPVPAPPPAPGGGEEPR
- a CDS encoding MCE family protein; this translates as MRSRGALIGLSLFMAVAVVLTWLVYVTLRRDVAGSTVPYSAVFTDVFGLREGDDVRMAGVRVGRVERIELDGKYAKVSFVVQSDQQVLGNTVASVTYQNIVGQRYLGLSLGNLGDPHPLPPGATIPVEQTDPSFDVGALLNGYEPLFSVLDPKHADNLTKGVIESLQGDEASITALVDQTAQLTEAFAGRDEELGAVITDLNTVVANLARHNDDLDHVIGEARSVVSTFDDRRDQLIDSMGSAAKVIRQLSAISDEVYQPLNEMVQREPGFAKHMLGIEPQLAFVGANLPLMLKGFARVTGEGTYANAYACNLDGTAFFPGLNDITPIIVAAATPGNKARYTPKCRNLANG